Proteins from one Gossypium raimondii isolate GPD5lz chromosome 8, ASM2569854v1, whole genome shotgun sequence genomic window:
- the LOC105791967 gene encoding uncharacterized protein LOC105791967, giving the protein MGLFSWFTGSSKPQTLTVPKPNDTPKPVPGMNGAVEVPRPESVTVFEFGSVAATADKVTLAGYCPVSDDLEPCRWEILPANGSDAPQFRVVF; this is encoded by the coding sequence ATGGGTCTTTTCTCTTGGTTCACTGGCAGCTCCAAACCTCAAACCCTAACCGTACCCAAGCCCAACGACACCCCAAAACCCGTTCCAGGAATGAACGGAGCCGTTGAAGTGCCCCGACCGGAGAGTGTTACGGTGTTTGAATTCGGGTCCGTAGCTGCTACTGCAGATAAGGTTACTTTAGCCGGATACTGCCCTGTGTCTGACGACCTCGAGCCATGCCGCTGGGAAATTCTGCCTGCCAATGGATCCGATGCTCCTCAGTTTCGCGTCGTCTTTTGA
- the LOC105791975 gene encoding 18.1 kDa class I heat shock protein, whose product MAMIPRFFGNRRSSIFDDPFSFDILDPFRGFPLSSSSLTTKPVPESAAFANTRIDWKETPEAHVFKADLPGLKKEEVKVEIEDDRMLQISGERKFEKEDKNDTWHRVERSSGKFMRRFRLPENVKMEQVKASMENGVLTVTVPKEEVKKPNLKSIEISG is encoded by the coding sequence ATGGCAATGATCCCAAGATTCTTTGGCAATCGAAGGAGCAGCATCTTCGATGATCCGTTCTCCTTTGACATATTGGATCCTTTCAGGGGCTTCCCTCTGTCTTCTTCGTCACTCACCACCAAGCCTGTCCCAGAAAGCGCTGCTTTTGCTAACACCAGAATCGACTGGAAGGAAACTCCGGAAGCTCATGTCTTCAAAGCCGACCTCCCTGGGCTTAAAAAAGAGGAAGTGAAAGTGGAGATTGAAGATGACAGGATGCTTCAAATCAGCGGAGAaaggaaatttgagaaggaagacaAGAACGACACTTGGCACAGGGTTGAACGTAGCAGTGGGAAGTTCATGAGGAGGTTCAGGTTGCCAGAAAACGTGAAGATGGAACAGGTGAAAGCTTCCATGGAAAATGGGGTCCTTACTGTTACCGTTCCTAAAGAGGAAGTGAAGAAACCAAATCTCAAATCCATTGAGATTTCTGGTTAA
- the LOC105791966 gene encoding vacuolar protein sorting-associated protein 55 homolog has translation MMGNLPGHLRTCLHTGKLALLAILVSGGIVLQILACALYNNWWPMLTVIMYVLLPMPLLFFSGSDASSLLSESDNGWVNATKFLTGASAVGSIAIPAILKHAGVIGWGALAMELSSYFVFVLAIMCCIRMNDDDDYSFL, from the exons ATGATGGGAAACTTACCAGGTCATCTGCGCACCTGCTTGCACACTGGAAAACTTGCACTTTTGGCTATTTTAGTTTCAGGAGGAATTGTATTGCAAATCCTG GCGTGTGCTCTATACAATAATTGGTGGCCAATGCTGACTG TCATAATGTATGTGCTTCTTCCAATGCCTTTGTTGTTCTTTTCGGGCTCTGATGCTTCTTCTCTTTTATCTGAATCCGACAACGG TTGGGTCAATGCAACAAAGTTCTTGACTGGAGCTTCAGCAGTTGGAAGCATTGCTATACCGGCTATCCTAAAGCACGCTGGAGTTATCGGTTGGGGCGCACTGGCAATGGAACTTTCATCTTATTTTGTATTTGTACTAGCCATAATGTGTTGTATTCGAatgaatgatgatgatgattacAGTTTCCTCTGA
- the LOC105791968 gene encoding haloacid dehalogenase-like hydrolase domain-containing protein Sgpp: MTAGENSVQIKKSVPDLAPLEAVLFDVDGTLCDSDPLHYQVFREMLPQIGFNNGVPTDEEYFIKNIAGKHNPDIAVLLYPDDIPRGIKFMEDKEAMFRRLASEKLPPIKGLYKLTKWIDDRGLKRAAVTNAPKPNAELMISKLGLKDFFNVVILGSDCERAKPYPDPYLKALEVLKVSKDHTFVCEDSVSGIKAGVAAGMPVVGLTTRNPESVLMEANPTILIKDYEDPKLWEALEELDKRIGSSKTSA; the protein is encoded by the exons ATGACGGCTGGTGAAAACTCTGTTCAGAT CAAGAAGTCTGTTCCTGATCTTGCTCCTTTAGAAGCAGTATTATTTGATGTTGATGGAACTTTATGTGATTCTGATCCTCTTCATTATCAGGTCTTTCGTGAAATGCTCCCACAG ATTGGTTTCAATAATGGAGTTCCAACCGATGAAGAATACTTTATCAAAAATATTGCTGGGAAGCACAATCCTGATATTGCTGTTCTTCTCTACCCTGATGATATACCAAGGGGGATAAAGTTCATGGAAGATAAGGAAGCCATGTTTCGTAG GTTGGCCTCAGAAAAATTACCACCAATAAAGGGTCTATACAAATTAACGAAATGGATCGATGATCGTGGGTTAAAACGAGCAGCTGTTACTAATGCTCCAAAACCGAATGCTGAACTCATGATCTCAAAACTCGGCCTCAAAGATTTTTTCAATGTTGTTATTTTAGGAAGTGATTGCGAGCGCGCCAAACCGTATCCAGACCCTTACTTGAAGGCACTTGAAGTGCTGAAGGTGTCAAAGGATCACACATTTGTTTGTGAG GACTCCGTATCTGGGATAAAAGCAGGAGTTGCTGCAGGGATGCCTGTTGTGGGGCTAACTACCAGAAACCCTGAAAGTGTACTTATGGAAGCTAATCCAACTATTCTCATAAAAGATTATGAAGACCCAAAGTTATGGGAGGCACTGGAGGAGCTTGATAAGAGAATAGGCTCTTCTAAAACATCAGCTTGA
- the LOC128032013 gene encoding pentatricopeptide repeat-containing protein At3g29230-like: MMVGLNLSKQAPAHLTSLTVDKFLKSKKNLSKPSPKLWPNDPQLRFPHPVKNQQQPPSILQTLKSCTNLNHFNQIHAQLHVSGLLEQPRVASRAIRKLCNHLNSHSHAILVFDCVKEPDTFLCNIILDGLLNSDDPVSALSFYYEKMVGKFVEENQYTFPLLGKICAEIKSLKEGQKVHARVLKLGFESDVFVKNSLIRFYSFCGQIESAHEVFDDGFVLDLVSWNLLIDGYVKNGQVGIARELFNEMPERDTFSWNIIIAGYAGVGKMEVARDLFEKMPFRDVVSWNCMIDGYAKIENVSEARKLFDQMPLRNVVSWNTMLALYVRCKKYINQALTLFDRMMERGEARPNSASLVSVLTACANLGRLDKGLWVHSYIENNNIKCDVLLSTALLTMYAKCGAMDLARDVFNNMPVKNVVSWNSMIMGYGTHGHVEKALDMFIDMEKRGQIPNATTFISCLSACKNAGKVLEGWWCFDIMCRVYEIEPKVEHFGCMFDLLSRVGLMEQSNELMSKMPAESGPALWSALLSTCRASSNFELGKIVAKRLIDLEQMDIGPYVLLSYIYSVEGKWGEVENVRKFIKDRDLSERSASPHRRTIIYSMLMELGVQLKLSYGDSIGF; this comes from the coding sequence ATGATGGTCGGCTTAAACTTGTCCAAACAAGCACCAGCACACTTAACCTCACTGACCGTCGATAAATTCCTGAAATCCAAGAAAAACCTCTCTAAACCCTCACCAAAGCTATGGCCCAACGATCCACAACTTCGATTTCCACATCCAGTAAAAAACCAACAACAGCCACCATCCATTTTACAAACCTTAAAATCGTGCACCAATTTAAACCATTTCAATCAAATACACGCTCAACTCCACGTCTCTGGGCTCCTTGAACAACCTCGCGTGGCAAGCCGGGCAATAAGGAAGCTATGCAACCATTTGAACTCTCATTCTCATGctattttggtatttgattGTGTCAAAGAACCTGATACGTTTCTTTGTAATATTATATTGGACGGTCTTTTGAATTCTGATGACCCAGTTAGTGCTTTGAGTTTTTACTATGAAAAAATGGTGGGTAAATTTGTTGAGGAGAATCAGTATACTTTTCCATTGTTAGGGAAAATCTGTGCTGAGATTAAGTCTTTGAAAGAAGGGCAAAAGGTTCATGCCCGGGTTTTGAAACTTGGGTTCGAATCTGACGTCTTTGTTAAGAATTCTTTGATTCGTTTTTATTCGTTTTGTGGGCAGATTGAGAGTGCACATGAGGTGTTCGATGATGGGTTTGTGTTGGATTTAGTAAGTTGGAATTTGTTGATAGATGGCTATGTGAAGAATGGGCAGGTTGGTATTGCGCGTGAGCTGTTCAATGAGATGCCTGAGAGAGATACTTTTAGTTGGAATATAATCATTGCAGGGTACGCGGGTGTTGGGAAAATGGAGGTGGCCAGAGATTTGTTTGAAAAGATGCCTTTTAgagatgttgtttcttggaattgTATGATCGATGGGTATGCAAAGATTGAAAATGTTTCAGAGGCTCGTAAGCTTTTTGATCAGATGCCTTTAAGGAACGTTGTTTCTTGGAACACTATGTTGGCTTTATATGTTCGGTGTAAGAAGTATATCAACCAGGCTTTAACGTTGTTTGATAGGATGATGGAAAGAGGGGAGGCTAGGCCCAACAGTGCTTCTCTTGTTAGTGTCTTGACAGCGTGTGCAAATCTGGGGCGGCTTGATAAGGGCTTGTGGGTTCATTCTTATATtgaaaataacaacatcaaatgTGATGTATTGCTTTCGACTGCTCTCTTGACAATGTATGCAAAATGTGGGGCTATGGATTTGGCTAGAGATGTTTTCAATAACATGCCAGTAAAAAATGTGGTTTCATGGAATTCCATGATCATGGGATATGGTACACACGGCCATGTTGAGAAAGCCTTAGATATGTTTATTGATATGGAAAAGAGAGGTCAAATACCAAATGCTACTACTTTTATCAGTTGTTTATCTGCATGTAAGAACGCGGGAAAGGTTTTAGAGGGTTGGTGGTGCTTTGATATAATGTGCAGAGTTTACGAGATTGAACCCAAAGTGGAGCACTTTGGTTGCATGTTTGATCTACTTAGCCGCGTTGGTTTGATGGAACAGTCAAACGAGCTTATGAGTAAGATGCCTGCGGAATCAGGACCTGCCCTGTGGAGTGCTCTGCTTTCTACATGTAGAGCCTCCTCTAATTTTGAGCTTGGAAAGATTGTAGCCAAGAGACTAATTGACTTGGAACAAATGGATATTGGGCCCTATGTTTTATTATCTTACATATATTCAGTGGAAGGGAAGTGGGGCGAAGTAGAAAACGTCAGAAAGTTTATCAAGGACAGGGATTTATCTGAAAGAAGTGCTTCACCACATCGGAGAACCATCATATATTCTATGTTGATGGAGTTGGGTGTTCAGCTGAAATTGTCTTATGGAGATTCTATTGGATTTTGA
- the LOC105791969 gene encoding expansin-like B1 produces MALSIQSLLILFTTLLLKETLVVAETCSNCFTHSRAAYYPNSDEQGTDVGACGFGSFGATINGGDVSAVSDLYRNGVGCGACYQVRCTNSNYCSDKGVTVVITDQGSSHDTDFILSQRAFGRMAQTKDAAASLLALGVVDIEYRHVSCSYPKKNITIKIDENSNYPHYFAFVLWYQQGDKDITAVQLCETQNFVCKLLDRSHGAVWTTNSPPSGPLSLRMLLSGEDGDESWIIPVNNIPENWKGGETYDTGVQINV; encoded by the exons ATGGCTCTTTCTATTCAATCCCTTTTGATCCTTTTCACAACTTTGCTTCTCAAAGAAACTCTGGTAGTGGCAGAAACATGCAGCAACTGTTTCACTCATTCACGAGCAGCATACTACCCAAACTCTGATGAACAGGGAACAGATG TTGGCGCATGCGGTTTTGGTTCTTTTGGAGCAACAATAAATGGTGGAGATGTATCGGCAGTATCTGACCTCTACCGCAATGGTGTTGGTTGTGGTGCTTGCTACCAG GTGAGGTGCACCAACAGCAACTATTGCTCAGACAAAGGTGTGACTGTAGTTATAACTGATCAAGGTTCAAGTCATGACACTGATTTCATCCTGAGTCAACGAGCCTTTGGTAGGATGGCTCAGACAAAAGATGCAGCTGCATCTCTATTAGCCCTTGGAGTGGTCGACATTGAATATAGGCA TGTTTCATGCAGCTATccgaaaaaaaatattacaatcaAGATTGATGAGAACAGCAACTACCCTCAttattttgcatttgttttatGGTATCAACAAGGTGACAAGGATATCACAGCCGTGCAGCTATGTGAG ACTCAGAACTTTGTGTGCAAGCTGTTGGATAGGAGTCATGGAGCAGTATGGACAACCAATTCACCCCCAAGTGGTCCATTGTCTTTAAGAATGTTACTGAGTGGGGAGGATGGAGATGAGTCATGGATTATTCCTGTAAACAACATACCAGAAAATTGGAAAGGTGGAGAGACATATGACACAGGAGTTCAAATTAATGTCTAG